The following coding sequences are from one Perognathus longimembris pacificus isolate PPM17 chromosome 13, ASM2315922v1, whole genome shotgun sequence window:
- the Syt12 gene encoding synaptotagmin-12 isoform X2, translating to MGRELDLAPYGTLRKSQSADSLNSISSVSNTFGQDFTLGQVEVSMDYDATSHTLHVAVLQGKDLLEREEASFESCFMRVSLLPDEQIVGISRIQRNAYSIFFDEKFSIPLDPTALEEKSLRFSVFGIDEDEQNVSTGVVDLKLSMLDLALQPFSGWLYLQDQNKAADAVGEILLSLSYLPTAERLTVVVVKAKNLIWTNDKTTADPFVKVYLLQDGRKMSKKKTATKRDDPNPVFNEAMIFSVPAIVLQDLSLRVTVAESSSDGRGDNIGHVIIGPSASGMGTTHWNQMLATLRRPVSMWHPVRRN from the exons ATGGGCCGGGAGCTGGACCTGGCCCCCTATGGGACCCTTCGCAAGTCCCAGTCAGCTGACTCTCTGAACTCCATCTCATCCGTGAGCAACACGTTCGGGCAGGACTTCACCCTGGGCCAGGTGGAGGTGAGCATGGACTACGACGCCACCTCCCACACTCTCCACGTGGCCGTGCTTCAGGGCAAGGACCTCCtggagcgggaggaagccagcttCGAGTCCTGCTTCATGCGAGTCAGCCTGCTGCCTGATGAGCAGATCGTGGGCATTTCCCGG ATCCAGCGGAATGCCTACTCGATCTTCTTCGATGAGAAGTTCTCCATCCCTCTAGACCCCACGGCCCTGGAAGAGAAGAGCCTGAGGTTCTCAGTGTTCGGCATCGATGAGGATGAGCAGAACGTCAGCACCGGGGTGGTGGACCTGAAGCTGTCCATGCTTGACCTCGCCCTCCAGCCTTTCAGTGGCTGGCTCTACTTACAAGATCAGAACAAG GCCGCCGATGCCGTGGGGGAGATCCTTCTGTCCCTCAGCTACCTGCCCACGGCTGAGCGCCTCACTGTAGTCGTGGTGAAGGCCAAGAACCTCATCTGGACCAATGACAAGACCACAGCGG ACCCCTTCGTCAAGGTGTACCTGCTGCAGGACGGAAGGaagatgagcaaaaagaagacagccaCGAAAAGGGATGACCCCAACCCAGTGTTCAACGAAGCCATGATCTTCTCCGTGCCGGCCATTGTACTCCAG GACCTGTCTCTCCGTGTGACGGTGGCTGAGAGCAGCAGCGATGGCCGTGGGGACAACATAGGCCATGTCATCATCGGGCCATCTGCCAGTGGCATGGGGACCACACATTGGAACCAGATGCTGGCCACACTACGCAGGCCCGTGTCCATGTGGCACCCGGTTCGGCGAAACTAG
- the Syt12 gene encoding synaptotagmin-12 isoform X1, which translates to MAVDVTEYHLSVIKSPPGWEVGVYAAGALALLGIAAVSLWKLWTSGSFPSPSPFPNYDYRYLQQKYGETYVEARPKRVPPWTAQRANTRGPPSRKGSLSIEDTFETISELGPLELMGRELDLAPYGTLRKSQSADSLNSISSVSNTFGQDFTLGQVEVSMDYDATSHTLHVAVLQGKDLLEREEASFESCFMRVSLLPDEQIVGISRIQRNAYSIFFDEKFSIPLDPTALEEKSLRFSVFGIDEDEQNVSTGVVDLKLSMLDLALQPFSGWLYLQDQNKAADAVGEILLSLSYLPTAERLTVVVVKAKNLIWTNDKTTADPFVKVYLLQDGRKMSKKKTATKRDDPNPVFNEAMIFSVPAIVLQDLSLRVTVAESSSDGRGDNIGHVIIGPSASGMGTTHWNQMLATLRRPVSMWHPVRRN; encoded by the exons ATGGCTGTAGATGTGACAGAATACCATCTGAGCG TCATCAAGAGCCCCCCTGGCTGGGAGGTAGGTGTCTACGCGGCAGGGGCCCTGGCACTGCTGGGAATTGCAGCCGTGAGTCTGTGGAAGCTGTGGACTTCTGGGagcttccccagcccctccccgttCCCCAATTATGACTACAGGTACCTTCAGCAGAAGTATGGCGAGACCTACGTGGAGGCCAGGCCAAAG CGAGTACCCCCATGGACTGCCCAGCGGGCCAACACTCGAGGGCCGCCCAGCcgcaaaggcagcctgagcattGAGGACACCTTTGAGACCATCAGTGAGCTGGGCCCCCTGGAGCTGATGGGCCGGGAGCTGGACCTGGCCCCCTATGGGACCCTTCGCAAGTCCCAGTCAGCTGACTCTCTGAACTCCATCTCATCCGTGAGCAACACGTTCGGGCAGGACTTCACCCTGGGCCAGGTGGAGGTGAGCATGGACTACGACGCCACCTCCCACACTCTCCACGTGGCCGTGCTTCAGGGCAAGGACCTCCtggagcgggaggaagccagcttCGAGTCCTGCTTCATGCGAGTCAGCCTGCTGCCTGATGAGCAGATCGTGGGCATTTCCCGG ATCCAGCGGAATGCCTACTCGATCTTCTTCGATGAGAAGTTCTCCATCCCTCTAGACCCCACGGCCCTGGAAGAGAAGAGCCTGAGGTTCTCAGTGTTCGGCATCGATGAGGATGAGCAGAACGTCAGCACCGGGGTGGTGGACCTGAAGCTGTCCATGCTTGACCTCGCCCTCCAGCCTTTCAGTGGCTGGCTCTACTTACAAGATCAGAACAAG GCCGCCGATGCCGTGGGGGAGATCCTTCTGTCCCTCAGCTACCTGCCCACGGCTGAGCGCCTCACTGTAGTCGTGGTGAAGGCCAAGAACCTCATCTGGACCAATGACAAGACCACAGCGG ACCCCTTCGTCAAGGTGTACCTGCTGCAGGACGGAAGGaagatgagcaaaaagaagacagccaCGAAAAGGGATGACCCCAACCCAGTGTTCAACGAAGCCATGATCTTCTCCGTGCCGGCCATTGTACTCCAG GACCTGTCTCTCCGTGTGACGGTGGCTGAGAGCAGCAGCGATGGCCGTGGGGACAACATAGGCCATGTCATCATCGGGCCATCTGCCAGTGGCATGGGGACCACACATTGGAACCAGATGCTGGCCACACTACGCAGGCCCGTGTCCATGTGGCACCCGGTTCGGCGAAACTAG